In one Rhodococcus sp. B50 genomic region, the following are encoded:
- the lpdA gene encoding dihydrolipoyl dehydrogenase, whose amino-acid sequence MTSHYDVVVLGAGPGGYVAAIRAAQLGLSTAIIEQKYWGGVCLNVGCIPSKALLRNAELAHLFNKEAKTFGISGDVSFDFGAAYDRSRKVADGRVKGVHFLMKKNKITEYDGLGSFVDAKTIEVALTKGGTEQVTFDNVIIATGSVTKLLPGTELSENVVTYEEQILTRDLPESIIIVGAGAIGMEFGYVLKNYGVDVTIVEFLDRALPNEDADVSKEIAKAYKKLGITIKTGAAVQKISDDGSKVTVEIKDNKSGNVETVTVDKVLQSVGFAPRVEGYGLENTGVELTDRGAIAIDERMRTNVKGIYAIGDVTAKLQLAHVAEAQGVVAAETIGGAETLELGDYRMMPRATFCQPQVASFGLTEEQAKAEGYDVKVATFPFTANGKAHGLGDPTGFVKLIADKTHGELIGGHLIGPDVSELLPELTLAQKWDLTVDELARNVHTHPTLSEALQEAIHGLAGHMINF is encoded by the coding sequence GTGACCTCACACTATGACGTCGTTGTCCTCGGAGCCGGTCCCGGTGGGTACGTCGCTGCTATCCGCGCGGCACAGCTGGGATTGAGCACCGCCATCATCGAGCAGAAGTACTGGGGCGGTGTCTGCCTGAACGTGGGCTGCATCCCCTCCAAGGCGCTTCTCCGCAATGCCGAGCTGGCGCATCTCTTCAACAAAGAGGCCAAGACCTTCGGCATCTCCGGTGACGTGTCCTTCGACTTCGGTGCCGCCTACGACCGCAGCCGCAAGGTCGCGGACGGTCGCGTCAAGGGCGTGCACTTCCTCATGAAGAAGAACAAGATCACCGAATACGACGGTCTGGGGTCGTTCGTCGACGCCAAGACCATCGAGGTGGCCCTCACCAAGGGCGGCACCGAACAGGTGACCTTCGACAACGTCATCATCGCCACCGGCTCCGTCACCAAGCTGCTGCCGGGCACCGAGCTCAGCGAGAACGTCGTCACCTATGAGGAGCAGATCCTCACCCGCGACCTTCCCGAGTCCATCATCATCGTCGGTGCAGGTGCCATCGGCATGGAGTTCGGCTACGTCCTGAAGAACTACGGGGTCGACGTCACCATCGTCGAGTTCCTCGACCGCGCGCTGCCCAACGAGGACGCCGACGTCTCCAAGGAGATCGCCAAGGCGTACAAGAAGCTCGGCATCACCATCAAGACCGGCGCTGCCGTCCAGAAGATCTCGGACGACGGCTCGAAGGTCACTGTCGAGATCAAGGACAACAAGTCCGGCAACGTCGAGACCGTCACGGTCGACAAGGTGCTGCAGTCGGTCGGCTTCGCGCCGCGCGTGGAGGGCTACGGCCTCGAGAACACCGGCGTCGAGCTCACCGATCGCGGTGCCATCGCGATCGACGAGCGCATGCGCACCAACGTCAAGGGCATCTACGCCATCGGCGACGTCACCGCGAAGCTGCAGCTCGCGCACGTCGCGGAGGCGCAGGGTGTGGTCGCGGCCGAGACCATCGGCGGTGCCGAGACCCTCGAGCTCGGCGACTACCGCATGATGCCGCGCGCGACCTTCTGCCAGCCGCAGGTCGCCTCCTTCGGGCTCACCGAGGAGCAGGCGAAGGCCGAGGGCTACGACGTGAAGGTCGCGACCTTCCCGTTCACCGCCAACGGCAAGGCGCACGGCCTGGGCGATCCCACCGGTTTCGTCAAGCTCATCGCCGACAAGACGCACGGAGAGCTCATCGGCGGCCACCTCATCGGTCCCGACGTCTCCGAGCTGCTGCCCGAGCTGACTCTCGCCCAGAAGTGGGACCTGACGGTCGACGAGCTCGCGCGCAACGTCCACACGCACCCGACTCTGAGCGAGGCGCTGCAGGAGGCCATCCACGGCCTCGCAGGACACATGATCAACTTCTGA
- a CDS encoding cupin, with product MSTQQVDGKLTRIEGLAELHPAEGSGPRIEKLAAVTGATVVRLSFTAGQAMDDHKAGAPILVQTLTGDISFSTADETVSLVPGTAVHVDAGIVHRLVANADSVVSLTILR from the coding sequence ATGAGTACACAGCAGGTCGACGGCAAGCTCACCCGGATCGAGGGGCTGGCGGAACTCCACCCGGCCGAGGGGAGCGGACCACGGATCGAGAAGCTCGCGGCGGTCACCGGCGCGACCGTCGTCCGACTGTCCTTCACCGCCGGACAGGCGATGGACGACCACAAGGCCGGCGCCCCGATCCTCGTGCAGACCCTCACCGGGGACATCTCGTTCAGCACCGCAGACGAGACCGTCTCGCTGGTGCCGGGAACCGCGGTCCACGTCGACGCGGGCATCGTGCACCGCCTCGTCGCGAACGCCGATTCGGTGGTGTCGCTGACGATCCTGCGTTGA
- a CDS encoding ferredoxin reductase, producing the protein MAERGARPHVHPVRRWLLRTVRHLFTPLRPDDYLEMINPLWTTRELRGRVERVVPEGGDAASVLIRPAYEWRGHEPGQYVRLGVIIDGVYHWRAYSLTSDPDPVDGLISVTPKLVENGVVSPYLVRKLEPGDIVRLGEVEGVFTLPDPLPEKMLFISAGSGITPIMSMLRSLDHRDRVDDVVVVHSARTPDEVIFSSTLHDLDDRHPGMRLEVWLSGERGRITPGDLDELCPDWRERDAFCSGPRDLLDALEEHWDEHGDPERFHLERFQPIIGGNAGSGEGGTINFLDSEKEVECDGGTPILVAGENAGLKLPYGCRIGICHTCVGTLRSGQLRDLRTDEVSEPTGAAVRTCIHTAEGDIEIEL; encoded by the coding sequence ATGGCGGAACGCGGCGCTCGCCCACATGTGCACCCGGTTCGGAGATGGTTGCTGCGCACGGTGCGGCACCTGTTCACACCTCTGCGTCCCGACGACTATCTCGAGATGATCAACCCGCTGTGGACGACCCGCGAACTCCGCGGCCGTGTCGAGCGGGTGGTCCCCGAGGGTGGCGACGCGGCGTCGGTGCTCATCCGCCCGGCCTACGAGTGGCGGGGGCACGAGCCCGGCCAGTACGTGCGGCTCGGCGTGATCATCGACGGCGTCTACCACTGGCGGGCATATTCGCTCACCTCCGACCCGGATCCGGTCGACGGACTCATCAGCGTCACGCCCAAGCTCGTCGAGAACGGTGTGGTCTCGCCATATCTCGTCCGCAAGCTCGAGCCCGGCGACATCGTCCGGCTCGGCGAGGTGGAGGGCGTGTTCACACTGCCCGACCCGCTGCCCGAAAAGATGCTGTTCATCAGCGCAGGCAGCGGGATCACGCCGATCATGAGCATGCTGCGCAGTCTCGACCACCGCGACCGCGTCGACGATGTCGTCGTCGTACATTCCGCCCGCACCCCCGACGAGGTGATCTTCTCGTCGACCCTGCACGACCTCGACGACCGTCATCCCGGAATGCGCCTCGAAGTGTGGCTCAGCGGTGAGCGTGGCCGCATCACTCCCGGCGACCTCGACGAGCTGTGCCCCGACTGGCGCGAGCGCGACGCCTTCTGTTCGGGGCCGCGCGACCTGCTCGACGCCCTCGAAGAACACTGGGACGAACACGGCGATCCCGAAAGATTCCACCTCGAACGTTTCCAGCCGATCATCGGTGGGAATGCCGGGAGCGGCGAAGGCGGCACCATCAACTTCCTCGACAGCGAGAAAGAGGTGGAGTGCGACGGCGGAACACCCATCCTGGTCGCAGGTGAGAATGCCGGCCTGAAGTTGCCGTACGGCTGTCGTATCGGCATCTGCCACACGTGCGTCGGAACGCTGAGGTCCGGACAACTCCGGGACCTGCGAACCGACGAGGTGAGCGAGCCCACCGGGGCGGCGGTGCGTACCTGCATCCACACCGCGGAGGGTGACATCGAAATCGAACTGTGA
- a CDS encoding fatty acid desaturase family protein, translated as MTRSIDRADTGSRELQSPLAHLSDDDLEQIAKEFDAIHDEVYSSLGDKDRQYIKNVIAAQRQLVVAGRVLLFASSSKPAWVAGTTCLGLAKILENMEIGHNVMHGQWDWMNDPDIHSSVWDWDTASTAEAWKHSHNYIHHTFTNIRGLDKDLGYEIMRIDPHQKWHPVYLAQPVYNALLTVLFEWGVALHDLDLEALWAGEKSTAQVIGELKGIAGKARAQFVKDYVGWPLVSAALFGLAQIALQGRLPQPKTSRLGRRLRSMGKGRSGKFGTAADLADRYLPGIEKTFLATVLADVTANIIRNVWAHAIIFCGHFPDQTYTFSKKEVENESRGGWYVRQLVGAANIEGTPLFHVMSGNLGYQVEHHLFPDMPSTRYAEVAPKVKDICERYELPYNSGRLGKQWFMVHRTIARLAFPGGKPRPKPGPYRRSQDPQGGPIPSEAARFRNRLPAEHPDAGPEHDGGGVKVDPPPR; from the coding sequence GTGACGAGAAGCATCGACAGGGCCGATACCGGGTCGCGGGAACTGCAGAGTCCGCTCGCGCATCTGAGCGACGACGATCTCGAGCAGATCGCGAAGGAGTTCGACGCCATCCACGACGAGGTGTACTCGAGCCTCGGCGACAAGGACCGGCAGTACATCAAGAACGTCATCGCGGCGCAGCGTCAACTGGTAGTGGCCGGACGGGTGCTGCTGTTCGCGTCGTCGTCCAAGCCCGCATGGGTGGCCGGGACTACCTGTCTCGGACTGGCGAAGATCCTCGAGAACATGGAGATCGGCCACAACGTCATGCACGGCCAGTGGGATTGGATGAACGATCCGGACATCCACTCGTCGGTCTGGGACTGGGACACCGCCTCCACCGCGGAGGCCTGGAAGCACTCGCACAACTACATCCACCACACGTTCACCAACATCCGCGGTCTCGACAAGGACCTCGGCTACGAGATCATGCGGATCGACCCGCACCAGAAGTGGCACCCCGTCTACCTCGCCCAGCCCGTCTACAACGCACTGCTCACCGTGCTGTTCGAGTGGGGCGTCGCGCTGCACGACCTCGATCTCGAAGCGTTGTGGGCCGGCGAGAAGTCGACCGCGCAGGTCATCGGGGAACTGAAGGGTATCGCCGGTAAGGCCCGCGCCCAGTTCGTCAAGGACTACGTCGGCTGGCCGCTCGTGAGCGCCGCACTGTTCGGCCTCGCGCAGATCGCGCTGCAGGGCCGGTTACCCCAGCCGAAGACCTCGCGGTTGGGCCGGCGACTGCGGTCTATGGGTAAGGGCCGTTCCGGAAAGTTCGGTACCGCAGCCGATCTCGCCGACCGGTATCTGCCCGGCATCGAGAAGACCTTCCTCGCGACGGTTCTCGCCGACGTCACCGCCAACATCATCCGCAACGTGTGGGCACACGCGATCATCTTCTGCGGACACTTCCCCGACCAGACCTACACCTTCTCCAAGAAGGAGGTGGAGAACGAGTCGCGCGGAGGATGGTACGTACGCCAACTCGTCGGTGCCGCGAACATCGAGGGCACTCCGCTGTTCCACGTCATGAGCGGCAACCTCGGCTACCAGGTGGAACACCATTTGTTCCCCGACATGCCGAGCACCCGCTACGCGGAGGTCGCGCCGAAGGTCAAGGACATCTGCGAGCGCTACGAACTGCCCTACAACTCGGGCCGGCTGGGCAAGCAGTGGTTCATGGTGCACCGCACGATCGCCCGGCTCGCCTTCCCGGGCGGTAAGCCCCGACCGAAGCCCGGACCGTACCGTCGCTCACAGGATCCCCAGGGTGGGCCCATTCCCAGTGAGGCCGCGCGGTTCCGGAACCGGCTGCCCGCCGAACATCCCGACGCCGGACCGGAACACGACGGTGGTGGGGTGAAGGTCGATCCGCCGCCCCGCTGA
- a CDS encoding class I SAM-dependent methyltransferase — translation MPDDDASEGALPLAGRATADLPGHWLLARLGKRVLRPGGKELTTRVLADARLRGADVVEFAPGLGRTAQEILAYAPGSYTGVESDETAAELTRKAIGGKGRVVSGEASKTGLGGEVADVVVGEAMLTMQTDRHKAEIVQEARRVLRQGGRYAIHELAIEPDAIDDEVKTEIRKSLARSIKVNARPLTAAEWRSLFEENGFEVEKVGFAPMALLEPKRILADEGLPGTLKFVRNVLRDSDARSRILRMRSTFTKYKKHLVAIEIVATKKDA, via the coding sequence ATGCCGGACGACGACGCTTCGGAAGGTGCACTGCCCCTGGCGGGCAGGGCCACCGCCGACCTGCCGGGGCACTGGCTGCTCGCCCGTCTGGGCAAGCGCGTGCTGCGGCCGGGCGGCAAGGAGCTGACGACGCGTGTGCTCGCCGACGCGCGGTTGCGCGGCGCGGACGTCGTCGAGTTCGCGCCGGGACTCGGCCGGACGGCGCAGGAGATCCTCGCCTACGCGCCCGGTAGCTACACCGGTGTCGAATCCGACGAGACGGCAGCAGAACTGACCCGCAAGGCCATCGGGGGCAAGGGCAGGGTCGTCAGCGGTGAGGCATCGAAGACCGGACTCGGCGGCGAGGTCGCCGACGTCGTGGTCGGTGAGGCGATGCTCACCATGCAGACCGACAGGCACAAGGCCGAGATCGTGCAGGAGGCCCGCCGGGTGCTCCGCCAGGGCGGGCGATACGCCATCCACGAACTCGCGATCGAACCCGACGCGATCGACGACGAGGTCAAGACCGAGATCCGCAAATCGCTCGCCCGCTCGATCAAGGTCAACGCCCGCCCTCTCACCGCAGCGGAATGGCGAAGCTTGTTCGAGGAGAACGGATTCGAGGTCGAGAAGGTCGGCTTCGCCCCCATGGCGCTGCTCGAACCGAAACGCATCCTCGCCGACGAGGGACTGCCGGGCACCCTGAAGTTCGTCCGCAACGTCCTTCGAGACTCCGATGCCCGCAGCCGGATCCTCCGGATGCGGTCGACGTTCACGAAGTACAAGAAGCATCTGGTCGCGATCGAGATCGTCGCCACGAAGAAGGACGCGTGA
- a CDS encoding SDR family oxidoreductase, with translation MAVYAVTGAASGMGRASAERLRAAGHTVIGIDLKDTEVTADLSTPEGRSHAVRETLELAGSRLDGAVLAAGLGPTPGKEKIIAQVNVRGVIDLLVGWRPALAASVNSKVVVFGSNSTTTTPGVPNSAVKAFLAGDMDKGVARATRIPQAGPPFTYAASKIAVTRWARRAAVTPEWAGAGIRLNVLAPGAISTPLLDAQLDSPLKKAVESFPVPLGGFGKPEEIAQWVEFMLSPAADFMTGSVVVVDGGTEAYFRPDDWPVRVPLRSIPRYLLGMRRFGRRK, from the coding sequence ATGGCGGTATATGCGGTGACGGGTGCCGCGTCGGGAATGGGCAGGGCGAGCGCGGAGCGGTTGCGGGCCGCCGGGCACACGGTGATCGGTATCGACCTGAAGGACACCGAGGTCACGGCGGACCTGTCCACTCCGGAGGGCCGTTCCCACGCCGTCCGGGAAACGCTCGAGCTGGCAGGCAGCCGTCTCGACGGTGCCGTGCTCGCCGCCGGGCTGGGCCCCACCCCGGGCAAGGAGAAGATCATCGCGCAGGTCAACGTGCGGGGCGTGATCGACCTGCTCGTCGGCTGGCGACCGGCTCTGGCCGCCTCCGTGAACAGCAAGGTCGTGGTGTTCGGATCCAACTCGACGACCACGACACCGGGCGTGCCGAACTCGGCGGTGAAGGCCTTCCTCGCCGGCGATATGGACAAGGGCGTCGCCCGCGCCACGCGTATTCCGCAGGCGGGTCCGCCGTTCACCTACGCGGCGTCGAAGATCGCCGTGACCCGATGGGCGCGCCGGGCTGCGGTGACCCCCGAGTGGGCAGGGGCCGGCATCCGCCTCAACGTCCTCGCACCGGGAGCGATCTCCACCCCCCTGCTCGACGCGCAGCTCGACAGCCCGCTCAAGAAGGCGGTGGAGAGCTTCCCCGTTCCGCTCGGGGGTTTCGGGAAGCCCGAGGAGATCGCGCAGTGGGTCGAGTTCATGCTGTCGCCGGCGGCGGACTTCATGACGGGCAGCGTCGTGGTTGTCGACGGCGGCACCGAGGCGTACTTCCGACCCGACGACTGGCCGGTGCGGGTCCCGCTCCGGTCGATCCCGCGGTACCTGCTCGGCATGCGGAGGTTCGGGCGCCGGAAGTGA